A section of the Pleurocapsa minor HA4230-MV1 genome encodes:
- a CDS encoding HAMP domain-containing protein, which translates to MNFAHNRHLEKATDYLIQDDSTSGLWWQRQSLRFKTTVLAIAIGTIPTLAVSWVAYYFAVDSLTQQTSNLSKTLVGDLQEQVNIFIGDRLVDLQVMASLDIFTNPQLSKQATRAEKSAALMRIQDASKIYDSIAVFDIQGNVIAQTKGAALNNHLDRNYVQDALKSQKAVISQPQISEGSGVLSIYGATPIKERSTGKTIGFVQARIPVKIFTKLLQNFTTEDSQYYLLNNQGIFWGSTGEYALTISSNGSSVANKSSNSEAITAQDIFLDADKLLTSNTLSTGIATNIQTNSQQLLAYAPAKTVVGLPQLNWQAIVATDTAMVYAPQRKLRLLLVLGSTIVAIGVGAIAYAWVNRLLRPILQAAQAVQKIGQGEFSTRLAIAGTDEIAQLGSDINRLAVQLTDFTQVQTRLTQHSASIKDIVLQLTRAKNWLEILDAVVQKSYQTFNAERVVYYQFDSQSAIAVAECAAQGTRIIHNSNLSSELVAEYLAQPYLPQIEVIDDLTQTKLTPAKQEYLESLEVKSCLIAPIIIDNQLNGLLMVHQSTTLFPWMNEEQEFLIQVASQIGFAITRLELLEQQKLAEIREKSAKEAMQTRALSLLQEVDDVSQGNLTVRARVTEDEIGTIADSYNSTIESLQKLVNQTKAAATEVQLNTSANDLAVQSLAQETIAQASSISQMLKQVRGMETSISLVANQAHQAEAFVQQAATTIAREDRAISLTVAEIKAVQQTVTQTATKAEKLGESSQEISQVVNLIGRFAAQTHLLALKASIEAARAGEEGKGFAVIADEVRSLATASAEATAEIETLVSKIQLETAEVVKAMHRGAAQIASGHELVQQTRHSLSQVNQVSNEISKLVSSITQATQQQSATSAQVSQTIVDVVAIAEHNSQSATQVFHSLRELSAIATKLQSHIAKFKT; encoded by the coding sequence ATGAATTTTGCGCATAATCGTCACCTAGAAAAAGCGACTGACTATCTAATTCAAGATGATTCCACCTCTGGATTATGGTGGCAACGGCAAAGTCTGCGCTTTAAAACCACGGTATTAGCGATCGCCATCGGTACAATACCCACCTTGGCAGTTAGTTGGGTGGCATATTATTTTGCTGTCGATTCCCTCACCCAACAGACAAGTAACCTGAGCAAAACTTTGGTCGGGGATCTCCAAGAGCAAGTCAATATTTTTATCGGCGATCGCTTGGTCGATCTTCAGGTGATGGCAAGCTTAGATATCTTTACCAATCCTCAGTTAAGCAAACAGGCGACTAGAGCGGAGAAATCTGCTGCTCTTATGCGTATTCAAGATGCCTCTAAAATCTATGACAGTATTGCCGTATTTGACATCCAGGGTAATGTCATCGCTCAAACTAAAGGTGCAGCTTTAAATAACCACCTTGACCGTAATTACGTGCAGGATGCTTTAAAATCTCAAAAAGCAGTTATTAGTCAACCTCAGATCTCTGAGGGTTCGGGGGTTTTGAGTATTTATGGAGCAACACCGATTAAAGAGCGCTCCACGGGAAAAACGATTGGTTTTGTACAGGCAAGAATTCCTGTAAAAATCTTCACTAAATTGCTGCAAAACTTTACTACTGAAGATAGTCAGTATTATTTGCTCAATAACCAAGGAATTTTTTGGGGTTCGACTGGAGAATATGCCCTCACAATCTCAAGTAACGGCTCGTCAGTAGCGAATAAGTCCTCTAACTCTGAAGCAATCACAGCCCAGGATATTTTCTTAGATGCAGACAAACTACTTACCAGTAATACTTTAAGCACTGGCATTGCCACCAATATTCAAACCAATTCTCAGCAGTTGCTGGCTTATGCTCCAGCTAAAACTGTAGTAGGACTCCCTCAGCTCAATTGGCAGGCGATTGTAGCTACAGACACAGCTATGGTTTATGCTCCTCAAAGAAAACTGAGATTATTGTTGGTGCTGGGTTCAACAATAGTGGCGATCGGAGTTGGCGCGATCGCCTATGCTTGGGTAAATCGATTGTTGCGCCCAATTCTCCAGGCTGCTCAAGCCGTGCAAAAGATTGGTCAGGGGGAGTTTTCGACTCGACTAGCAATTGCGGGAACCGATGAAATTGCCCAGTTGGGTAGCGATATCAATCGTCTGGCAGTTCAGTTAACTGATTTTACGCAGGTTCAGACTAGACTGACTCAACACTCAGCCAGTATTAAGGATATTGTTCTGCAATTAACTCGCGCTAAGAATTGGCTAGAAATTTTAGATGCGGTGGTGCAGAAAAGTTATCAAACTTTTAATGCAGAACGAGTTGTTTACTATCAATTTGATTCCCAGTCGGCAATAGCAGTAGCAGAATGTGCTGCTCAAGGTACTCGCATCATCCACAATAGTAATTTGAGTTCTGAACTAGTAGCGGAATATCTAGCTCAACCATATTTGCCTCAGATCGAAGTGATCGATGATCTAACCCAGACAAAATTAACCCCAGCCAAACAAGAGTATCTAGAATCTTTAGAAGTAAAATCTTGTTTAATTGCCCCGATCATCATTGACAATCAATTAAATGGATTATTGATGGTTCATCAATCAACTACTCTTTTTCCCTGGATGAATGAGGAACAAGAATTTTTAATCCAAGTTGCCAGCCAAATCGGTTTTGCCATTACTCGTTTAGAACTCTTAGAACAGCAAAAGTTGGCTGAGATCCGCGAGAAGTCAGCCAAAGAGGCAATGCAGACTAGAGCCTTGAGTCTGTTGCAGGAAGTAGATGATGTTTCCCAAGGAAATTTAACCGTTCGCGCTAGGGTGACAGAGGATGAAATCGGCACGATCGCCGATTCTTATAACTCAACCATCGAAAGTCTGCAAAAATTGGTCAATCAGACTAAAGCAGCAGCAACGGAAGTACAGCTTAATACCTCCGCTAATGATTTAGCAGTACAGTCTTTAGCCCAGGAAACTATTGCTCAAGCCAGCTCAATTTCTCAGATGCTTAAGCAGGTAAGGGGGATGGAAACCTCAATTAGTCTAGTGGCAAATCAGGCGCATCAGGCAGAAGCATTCGTCCAGCAGGCAGCCACTACAATTGCCCGCGAAGATCGAGCTATAAGTCTTACTGTTGCCGAAATCAAAGCGGTGCAGCAAACCGTGACTCAAACTGCAACTAAAGCAGAAAAACTGGGGGAGTCTTCCCAAGAAATTTCTCAGGTGGTCAACCTAATTGGTCGCTTTGCAGCTCAAACCCATCTTTTGGCTCTTAAAGCTTCGATTGAAGCAGCACGGGCAGGAGAGGAGGGCAAAGGCTTTGCAGTAATTGCTGATGAGGTCAGATCTTTGGCTACCGCCTCGGCAGAAGCAACAGCAGAAATTGAAACTTTGGTCAGTAAGATTCAACTAGAAACTGCTGAGGTGGTCAAAGCCATGCATCGGGGAGCAGCACAAATTGCCTCGGGACATGAACTGGTACAGCAAACTCGTCACAGTCTAAGCCAGGTAAATCAGGTAAGTAATGAAATTAGCAAGTTAGTTAGCTCGATTACCCAAGCTACTCAACAACAATCCGCCACTTCTGCCCAGGTGAGCCAAACTATTGTGGATGTTGTGGCGATCGCCGAACATAATTCTCAGTCGGCAACCCAAGTCTTTCATTCGCTGCGAGAGCTATCGGCGATCGCGACCAAACTTCAGTCTCATATTGCGAAATTTAAAACCTAA